The genomic segment GTCGACAAGTTCGCCCGTCTTCGGGAAGACGGCGTTGTACGCGCCCGGGTGCGCCATGGACGAGACCCCGCCGGCGCGCTCGATGAGCTCGACGGTCGCCTCCAAGGTCAGCGAGAAGTCCTTCGTCACGTGCCACTCCCCGCCGAACGAGGTCTTGTCGAAGAACACATCGGCCCGGAAGTCGGGGTGGTGTTTCCTGAGGATCTTCCAGATGTGCGGCCGCCGGACGGTGTCACCCGCAGCCTCGGCGAGCACCTCCTCCTCGGGGATGGGAAGGTCGTTCTCCGCGAGCACCTTGAGCTGCTTCGCGAGCTTCCCGTTCTTCGCCTTCTGCAGCAGGTCGAGCGCCTCGACGAGCTCGGGATGCTCGGGGTCGATGTAGTAGCCGAGGATGTCGATCTCGACGAGATGCCGCTCGGGATCGTGCGCGATGCCGATCTCGACGCCGGGCACGACCTCGAGCCCGGCCTTCTCCCCCGCCGCGAGACCCGCCGCCACGCCGCCGACCGTGTCGTGGTCGGTGATGGCGATCGCGTCGAGGCCCAGCGAGCTCGCCTGTGCGACAAGCGCCTCCGGG from the Candidatus Effluviviaceae Genus V sp. genome contains:
- a CDS encoding PHP domain-containing protein; this encodes PEALVAQASSLGLDAIAITDHDTVGGVAAGLAAGEKAGLEVVPGVEIGIAHDPERHLVEIDILGYYIDPEHPELVEALDLLQKAKNGKLAKQLKVLAENDLPIPEEEVLAEAAGDTVRRPHIWKILRKHHPDFRADVFFDKTSFGGEWHVTKDFSLTLEATVELIERAGGVSSMAHPGAYNAVFPKTGELVDPSVDEAVAVCAEAGVRGLEVYYTYDKNRPYYDREPLISKAELAELIEHYRGLCERHGLVPTGGTDFHGTSKPQIAIGEIDVPGDVLDGLRAARRVSR